From a region of the Arvicanthis niloticus isolate mArvNil1 chromosome 6, mArvNil1.pat.X, whole genome shotgun sequence genome:
- the Mapk7 gene encoding mitogen-activated protein kinase 7 isoform X1 yields MAEPLKEEDGEDGSGEPPGRVKAEPVHTAASVVAKNLALLKARSFDVTFDVGDEYEIIETIGNGAYGVVSSARRRLTGQQVAIKKIPNAFDVVTNAKRTLRELKILKHFKHDNIIAIKDILRPTVPYGEFRSVYVVLDLMESDLHQIIHSSQPLTLEHVRYFLYQLLRGLKYMHSAQVIHRDLKPSNLLVNENCELKIGDFGMARGLCTSPAEHQYFMTEYVATRWYRAPELMLSLHEYTQAIDLWSVGCIFGEMLARRQLFPGKNYVHQLQLIMMVLGTPSPAVIQAVGAERVRAYIQSLPPRQPVPWETVYPGADRQALSLLGRMLRFEPSARISAAAALRHPFLAKYHDPDDEPDCAPPFDFAFDREALTRERIKEAIVAEIEDFHARREGIRQQIRFQPSLQPVASEPVCPDVEMPSPWAPSGDCAMESPPPALPPCSGPAPDTVDLTLQPAPPASELAPPKREGAISDNTKAALKAALLKSLRSRLRDGPSAPLEAPEPRKPVTAQERQREREEKRRRRQERAKEREKRRQERERKERGAGTSGGPSTDPLAGLVLSDNDRSLLERWTRMARPPAPAPAPAPSSAQPTSPPTGPVSQSTGPLQHAGSISGPASQPVCPPPGPIPQPAGPIPAPLQTAPSTSLLASQSLVPPSGLPGSGAPEVLPYFPSGPPPPDPGLTPQPSTSESPDVNLVTQQLSKSQVEDPLPPVFSGTPKGSGAGYGVGFDLEEFLNQSFDMGVADGPQDGQADSASLSASLLADWLEGHGMNPADIESLQREIQMDSPMLLSDLPDLQEP; encoded by the exons ATGGCCGAACCGCTGAAAGAGGAGGACGGCGAAGATGGCTCTGGGGAGCCCCCTGGGCGGGTGAAGGCAGAACCCGTCCACACCGCTGCCTCTGTCGTGGCCAAGAACCTGGCCCTGCTCAAAGCCCGCTCCTTCGACGTGACCTTTGACGTGGGGGACGAGTACGAGATCATCGAGACCATAGGCAATGGGGCCTATGGGGTGGTGTCCTCGGCGCGCCGCCGCCTCACGG GCCAGCAGGTGGCCATCAAGAAGATACCCAATGCTTTTGATGTGGTGACCAATGCCAAACGGACCCTCAGGGAACTGAAGATCCTCAAACACTTCAAACACGACAATATCATCGCCATCAAGGACATCCTGAGGCCTactgtgccctatggagaattcAGATCTGT CTACGTGGTACTGGACCTCATGGAAAGCGACCTACACCAGATCATCCACTCGTCACAGCCGCTCACACTGGAACATGTGAGATACTTCCTGTACCAGCTGCTTCGGGGCCTCAAATACATGCACTCTGCTCAGGTCATCCACCGTGACCTTAAACCCTCCAACCTTCTGGTCAATGAGAACTGTGAGCTCAAGATTGGTGACTTTGGAATGGCCCGTGGCCTGTGTACTTCCCCTGCCGAGCATCAGTACTTCATGACTGAGTATGTGGCTACTCGCTGGTACCGTGCCCCCGAACTCATGCTCTCCCTGCACGAGTACACACAGGCTATTGACCTCTGGTCTGTGGGCTGCATCTTTGGTGAGATGCTGGCTCGGCGCCAGCTCTTCCCGGGCAAAAACTATGTGCACCAGTTACAGCTGATCATGATGGTGTTGGGAACTCCATCCCCAGCAGTGATTCAGGCTGTGGGGGCTGAGAGGGTGAGAGCTTATATCCAGAGCCTGCCGCCAAGGCAGCCTGTGCCTTGGGAGACAGTGTACCCAGGTGCTGACCGCCAGGCCCTTTCGCTGCTGGGACGGATGTTGCGATTTGAACCCAGCGCCCGAATCTCAGCTGCTGCCGCCCTTCGCCACCCCTTCCTGGCTAAGTACCATGACCCTGATGATGAACCCGACTGCGCCCCACCTTTTGACTTTGCTTTTGACCGTGAAGCCCTTACCAGGGAGCGCATTAAGGAGGCCATTGTGGCTGAGATTGAGGACTTCCATGCACGACGGGAGGGTATCCGCCAACAAATCCGCTTCCAGCCTTCTCTGCAGCCTGTGGCTAGTGAGCCTGTGTGTCCAGATGTTGAGATGCCCAGTCCCTGGGCTCCAAGTGGAGACTGTGCCATGGAGTCACCTCCTCCAGCACTACCTCCATGCTCTGGCCCTGCACCTGACACTGTTGATCTGACTCTGCAGCCTGCCCCGCCGGCCAGTGAGCTTGCTCCACCAAAAAGAGAGGGTGCCATCTCCGACAATACCAAAGCAGCCCTCAAAGCTGCCCTGCTCAAGTCCCTGAGGAGCCGGCTCAGAG ATGGGCCCAGTGCACCCTTGGAGGCGCCCGAACCTCGAAAGCCTGTGACAGCTCAGGAACGCCAGCGAGAGCGAGAAGAGAAGCGCAGGAGGCGACAGGAGAGAGCCAAGGAGCGGGAGAAGCGGCGACAAGAGCGGGAGCGCAAGGAGAGGGGGGCTGGTACCTCGGGGGGCCCCTCTACTGACCCTCTGGCTGGACTGGTACTCAGTGACAATGACCGAAGCCTGCTAGAGCGGTGGACTCGCATGGCTAggcctcctgcccctgcccctgccccagcacCGTCCTCTGCCCAACCCACTAGTCCTCCCACTGGCCCCGTATCTCAGTCTACTGGTCCTCTACAGCATGCAGGCTCTATTTCTGGTCCTGCCTCTCAGCCTGTTTGCCCACCCCCTGGCCCTATCCCCCAGCCTGCTGGCCCTATCCCTGCCCCTCTCCAGACTGCCCCTTCCACTAGCCTCTTGGCCTCCCAGTCACTTGTGCCACCTAGTGGGTTGCCTGGTTCTGGTGCCCCAGAAGTTCTGCCTTACTTCCCATCTGGCCCACCACCTCCAGATCCTGGGCTCACCCCTCAGCCTTCTACATCAGAGTCACCTGATGTCAACCTGGTGACCCAGCAACTGTCCAAGTCTCag GTGGAGGACCCCCTGCCTCCCGTGTTCTCAGGCACTCCGAAGGGCAGTGGGGCTGGCTACGGCGTTGGCTTTGACCTGGAGGAATTCTTAAACCAGTCTTTTGATATGGGTGTGGCTGATGGACCACAGGATGG CCAGGCAGACTCAGCCTCACTCTCAGCCTCCCTCCTTGCTGACTGGCTTGAGGGCCACGGCATGAACCCTGCTGACATTGAGTCTCTGCAGCGTGAGATCCAGATGGACTCCCCAATGCTGTTGTCTGACCTGCCTGACCTCCAAGAGCCCTGA
- the Mapk7 gene encoding mitogen-activated protein kinase 7 isoform X2, with protein sequence MCGLLSRGGQQVAIKKIPNAFDVVTNAKRTLRELKILKHFKHDNIIAIKDILRPTVPYGEFRSVYVVLDLMESDLHQIIHSSQPLTLEHVRYFLYQLLRGLKYMHSAQVIHRDLKPSNLLVNENCELKIGDFGMARGLCTSPAEHQYFMTEYVATRWYRAPELMLSLHEYTQAIDLWSVGCIFGEMLARRQLFPGKNYVHQLQLIMMVLGTPSPAVIQAVGAERVRAYIQSLPPRQPVPWETVYPGADRQALSLLGRMLRFEPSARISAAAALRHPFLAKYHDPDDEPDCAPPFDFAFDREALTRERIKEAIVAEIEDFHARREGIRQQIRFQPSLQPVASEPVCPDVEMPSPWAPSGDCAMESPPPALPPCSGPAPDTVDLTLQPAPPASELAPPKREGAISDNTKAALKAALLKSLRSRLRDGPSAPLEAPEPRKPVTAQERQREREEKRRRRQERAKEREKRRQERERKERGAGTSGGPSTDPLAGLVLSDNDRSLLERWTRMARPPAPAPAPAPSSAQPTSPPTGPVSQSTGPLQHAGSISGPASQPVCPPPGPIPQPAGPIPAPLQTAPSTSLLASQSLVPPSGLPGSGAPEVLPYFPSGPPPPDPGLTPQPSTSESPDVNLVTQQLSKSQVEDPLPPVFSGTPKGSGAGYGVGFDLEEFLNQSFDMGVADGPQDGQADSASLSASLLADWLEGHGMNPADIESLQREIQMDSPMLLSDLPDLQEP encoded by the exons ATGTGTGGACTGCTTTCCAGAGGCG GCCAGCAGGTGGCCATCAAGAAGATACCCAATGCTTTTGATGTGGTGACCAATGCCAAACGGACCCTCAGGGAACTGAAGATCCTCAAACACTTCAAACACGACAATATCATCGCCATCAAGGACATCCTGAGGCCTactgtgccctatggagaattcAGATCTGT CTACGTGGTACTGGACCTCATGGAAAGCGACCTACACCAGATCATCCACTCGTCACAGCCGCTCACACTGGAACATGTGAGATACTTCCTGTACCAGCTGCTTCGGGGCCTCAAATACATGCACTCTGCTCAGGTCATCCACCGTGACCTTAAACCCTCCAACCTTCTGGTCAATGAGAACTGTGAGCTCAAGATTGGTGACTTTGGAATGGCCCGTGGCCTGTGTACTTCCCCTGCCGAGCATCAGTACTTCATGACTGAGTATGTGGCTACTCGCTGGTACCGTGCCCCCGAACTCATGCTCTCCCTGCACGAGTACACACAGGCTATTGACCTCTGGTCTGTGGGCTGCATCTTTGGTGAGATGCTGGCTCGGCGCCAGCTCTTCCCGGGCAAAAACTATGTGCACCAGTTACAGCTGATCATGATGGTGTTGGGAACTCCATCCCCAGCAGTGATTCAGGCTGTGGGGGCTGAGAGGGTGAGAGCTTATATCCAGAGCCTGCCGCCAAGGCAGCCTGTGCCTTGGGAGACAGTGTACCCAGGTGCTGACCGCCAGGCCCTTTCGCTGCTGGGACGGATGTTGCGATTTGAACCCAGCGCCCGAATCTCAGCTGCTGCCGCCCTTCGCCACCCCTTCCTGGCTAAGTACCATGACCCTGATGATGAACCCGACTGCGCCCCACCTTTTGACTTTGCTTTTGACCGTGAAGCCCTTACCAGGGAGCGCATTAAGGAGGCCATTGTGGCTGAGATTGAGGACTTCCATGCACGACGGGAGGGTATCCGCCAACAAATCCGCTTCCAGCCTTCTCTGCAGCCTGTGGCTAGTGAGCCTGTGTGTCCAGATGTTGAGATGCCCAGTCCCTGGGCTCCAAGTGGAGACTGTGCCATGGAGTCACCTCCTCCAGCACTACCTCCATGCTCTGGCCCTGCACCTGACACTGTTGATCTGACTCTGCAGCCTGCCCCGCCGGCCAGTGAGCTTGCTCCACCAAAAAGAGAGGGTGCCATCTCCGACAATACCAAAGCAGCCCTCAAAGCTGCCCTGCTCAAGTCCCTGAGGAGCCGGCTCAGAG ATGGGCCCAGTGCACCCTTGGAGGCGCCCGAACCTCGAAAGCCTGTGACAGCTCAGGAACGCCAGCGAGAGCGAGAAGAGAAGCGCAGGAGGCGACAGGAGAGAGCCAAGGAGCGGGAGAAGCGGCGACAAGAGCGGGAGCGCAAGGAGAGGGGGGCTGGTACCTCGGGGGGCCCCTCTACTGACCCTCTGGCTGGACTGGTACTCAGTGACAATGACCGAAGCCTGCTAGAGCGGTGGACTCGCATGGCTAggcctcctgcccctgcccctgccccagcacCGTCCTCTGCCCAACCCACTAGTCCTCCCACTGGCCCCGTATCTCAGTCTACTGGTCCTCTACAGCATGCAGGCTCTATTTCTGGTCCTGCCTCTCAGCCTGTTTGCCCACCCCCTGGCCCTATCCCCCAGCCTGCTGGCCCTATCCCTGCCCCTCTCCAGACTGCCCCTTCCACTAGCCTCTTGGCCTCCCAGTCACTTGTGCCACCTAGTGGGTTGCCTGGTTCTGGTGCCCCAGAAGTTCTGCCTTACTTCCCATCTGGCCCACCACCTCCAGATCCTGGGCTCACCCCTCAGCCTTCTACATCAGAGTCACCTGATGTCAACCTGGTGACCCAGCAACTGTCCAAGTCTCag GTGGAGGACCCCCTGCCTCCCGTGTTCTCAGGCACTCCGAAGGGCAGTGGGGCTGGCTACGGCGTTGGCTTTGACCTGGAGGAATTCTTAAACCAGTCTTTTGATATGGGTGTGGCTGATGGACCACAGGATGG CCAGGCAGACTCAGCCTCACTCTCAGCCTCCCTCCTTGCTGACTGGCTTGAGGGCCACGGCATGAACCCTGCTGACATTGAGTCTCTGCAGCGTGAGATCCAGATGGACTCCCCAATGCTGTTGTCTGACCTGCCTGACCTCCAAGAGCCCTGA
- the Mapk7 gene encoding mitogen-activated protein kinase 7 isoform X3, producing the protein MESDLHQIIHSSQPLTLEHVRYFLYQLLRGLKYMHSAQVIHRDLKPSNLLVNENCELKIGDFGMARGLCTSPAEHQYFMTEYVATRWYRAPELMLSLHEYTQAIDLWSVGCIFGEMLARRQLFPGKNYVHQLQLIMMVLGTPSPAVIQAVGAERVRAYIQSLPPRQPVPWETVYPGADRQALSLLGRMLRFEPSARISAAAALRHPFLAKYHDPDDEPDCAPPFDFAFDREALTRERIKEAIVAEIEDFHARREGIRQQIRFQPSLQPVASEPVCPDVEMPSPWAPSGDCAMESPPPALPPCSGPAPDTVDLTLQPAPPASELAPPKREGAISDNTKAALKAALLKSLRSRLRDGPSAPLEAPEPRKPVTAQERQREREEKRRRRQERAKEREKRRQERERKERGAGTSGGPSTDPLAGLVLSDNDRSLLERWTRMARPPAPAPAPAPSSAQPTSPPTGPVSQSTGPLQHAGSISGPASQPVCPPPGPIPQPAGPIPAPLQTAPSTSLLASQSLVPPSGLPGSGAPEVLPYFPSGPPPPDPGLTPQPSTSESPDVNLVTQQLSKSQVEDPLPPVFSGTPKGSGAGYGVGFDLEEFLNQSFDMGVADGPQDGQADSASLSASLLADWLEGHGMNPADIESLQREIQMDSPMLLSDLPDLQEP; encoded by the exons ATGGAAAGCGACCTACACCAGATCATCCACTCGTCACAGCCGCTCACACTGGAACATGTGAGATACTTCCTGTACCAGCTGCTTCGGGGCCTCAAATACATGCACTCTGCTCAGGTCATCCACCGTGACCTTAAACCCTCCAACCTTCTGGTCAATGAGAACTGTGAGCTCAAGATTGGTGACTTTGGAATGGCCCGTGGCCTGTGTACTTCCCCTGCCGAGCATCAGTACTTCATGACTGAGTATGTGGCTACTCGCTGGTACCGTGCCCCCGAACTCATGCTCTCCCTGCACGAGTACACACAGGCTATTGACCTCTGGTCTGTGGGCTGCATCTTTGGTGAGATGCTGGCTCGGCGCCAGCTCTTCCCGGGCAAAAACTATGTGCACCAGTTACAGCTGATCATGATGGTGTTGGGAACTCCATCCCCAGCAGTGATTCAGGCTGTGGGGGCTGAGAGGGTGAGAGCTTATATCCAGAGCCTGCCGCCAAGGCAGCCTGTGCCTTGGGAGACAGTGTACCCAGGTGCTGACCGCCAGGCCCTTTCGCTGCTGGGACGGATGTTGCGATTTGAACCCAGCGCCCGAATCTCAGCTGCTGCCGCCCTTCGCCACCCCTTCCTGGCTAAGTACCATGACCCTGATGATGAACCCGACTGCGCCCCACCTTTTGACTTTGCTTTTGACCGTGAAGCCCTTACCAGGGAGCGCATTAAGGAGGCCATTGTGGCTGAGATTGAGGACTTCCATGCACGACGGGAGGGTATCCGCCAACAAATCCGCTTCCAGCCTTCTCTGCAGCCTGTGGCTAGTGAGCCTGTGTGTCCAGATGTTGAGATGCCCAGTCCCTGGGCTCCAAGTGGAGACTGTGCCATGGAGTCACCTCCTCCAGCACTACCTCCATGCTCTGGCCCTGCACCTGACACTGTTGATCTGACTCTGCAGCCTGCCCCGCCGGCCAGTGAGCTTGCTCCACCAAAAAGAGAGGGTGCCATCTCCGACAATACCAAAGCAGCCCTCAAAGCTGCCCTGCTCAAGTCCCTGAGGAGCCGGCTCAGAG ATGGGCCCAGTGCACCCTTGGAGGCGCCCGAACCTCGAAAGCCTGTGACAGCTCAGGAACGCCAGCGAGAGCGAGAAGAGAAGCGCAGGAGGCGACAGGAGAGAGCCAAGGAGCGGGAGAAGCGGCGACAAGAGCGGGAGCGCAAGGAGAGGGGGGCTGGTACCTCGGGGGGCCCCTCTACTGACCCTCTGGCTGGACTGGTACTCAGTGACAATGACCGAAGCCTGCTAGAGCGGTGGACTCGCATGGCTAggcctcctgcccctgcccctgccccagcacCGTCCTCTGCCCAACCCACTAGTCCTCCCACTGGCCCCGTATCTCAGTCTACTGGTCCTCTACAGCATGCAGGCTCTATTTCTGGTCCTGCCTCTCAGCCTGTTTGCCCACCCCCTGGCCCTATCCCCCAGCCTGCTGGCCCTATCCCTGCCCCTCTCCAGACTGCCCCTTCCACTAGCCTCTTGGCCTCCCAGTCACTTGTGCCACCTAGTGGGTTGCCTGGTTCTGGTGCCCCAGAAGTTCTGCCTTACTTCCCATCTGGCCCACCACCTCCAGATCCTGGGCTCACCCCTCAGCCTTCTACATCAGAGTCACCTGATGTCAACCTGGTGACCCAGCAACTGTCCAAGTCTCag GTGGAGGACCCCCTGCCTCCCGTGTTCTCAGGCACTCCGAAGGGCAGTGGGGCTGGCTACGGCGTTGGCTTTGACCTGGAGGAATTCTTAAACCAGTCTTTTGATATGGGTGTGGCTGATGGACCACAGGATGG CCAGGCAGACTCAGCCTCACTCTCAGCCTCCCTCCTTGCTGACTGGCTTGAGGGCCACGGCATGAACCCTGCTGACATTGAGTCTCTGCAGCGTGAGATCCAGATGGACTCCCCAATGCTGTTGTCTGACCTGCCTGACCTCCAAGAGCCCTGA
- the Mfap4 gene encoding microfibril-associated glycoprotein 4, with the protein MKTLPALPLLLLLLSTPPPCAPQASGIRGDALEKSCLQQPLDCDDIYAQGYQEDGVYLIYPYGPSVPVPVFCDMTTEGGKWTVFQKRFNGSVSFFRDWNNYKLGFGRADGEYWLGLQNLHLLTLKQKYELRVDLEDFENNTAYAKYIDFSISPNAVSAEEDGYTLYVAGFEDGGAGDSLSYHSGQKFSTFDRDQDLFVQNCAALSSGAFWFRSCHFANLNGFYLGGSHLSYANGINWAQWKGFYYSLKRTEMKIRRA; encoded by the exons ATGAAG ACCCTCCCAGCCCTGccactgctgttgctgctgctctcCACGCCTCCTCCCTGCGCCCCGCAAGCCTCCGGGATCCGGGGAGATG CTCTGGAGAAGTCCTGTCTTCAGCAACCCCTGGACTGTGATGATATCTACGCCCAGGGCTATCAGGAAGACGGTGTGTACCTCATCTACCCTTATGGCCCCAGTGTGCCAGTGCCAGTTTTCTGTGACATGACAACCGAGGGTGGCAAGTGGACG GTTTTCCAGAAAAGATTCAACGGCTCAGTGAGTTTCTTCCGGGACTGGAACAACTACAAGCTGGGCTTTGGCCGTGCTGACGGGGAGTACTGGCTGG GGCTTCAGAACCTGCACCTCCTGACACTGAAGCAGAAGTACGAGTTGCGCGTGGACTTGGAAGATTTTGAGAACAACACAGCCTATGCCAAATACATTGACTTCTCCATCTCCCCCAACGCGGTCAGCGCTGAGGAGGACGGCTATACCCTCTACGTGGCTGGCTTCGAGGATGGTGGGGCAG GTGACTCACTGTCCTACCACAGTGGCCAGAAGTTCTCCACCTTTGATCGAGACCAGGACCTCTTTGTGCAGAACTGTGCAGCCCTCTCCTCAGGAGCCTTCTGGTTCAGAAGCTGCCATTTTGCCAATCTCAACGGCTTCTACCTGGGTGGTTCCCACCTCTCCTATGCCAATGGCATCAACTGGGCCCAATGGAAAGGCTTCTACTACTCCCTCAAGCGCACAGAGATGAAAATTCGTCGGGCTTGA